A window of Oceanidesulfovibrio indonesiensis contains these coding sequences:
- a CDS encoding kinase/pyrophosphorylase, translated as MRQCRMEVSEVEALYRKNQIPWLNSTNYSVEEIATKILDIMGLNRRMY; from the coding sequence ATGCGCCAGTGCCGGATGGAGGTCTCGGAAGTGGAAGCGCTGTACCGTAAAAACCAGATCCCGTGGCTGAACAGCACCAACTATTCGGTAGAAGAAATTGCCACCAAAATTCTCGACATCATGGGGCTTAATCGCCGCATGTACTAA